From Variimorphobacter saccharofermentans, one genomic window encodes:
- a CDS encoding ECF transporter S component, whose product MKSNQITKLVTAALMAAISCVTTMAIAVPTPGGGFIHPGDGFVLLSGIILGPLYGGLAAGIGSMMADILLGYTSFAPATLIIKCLAAVAGALVFRIMKDKMKQHIVPVIFAAIVGGIVVTPGYFIFESFILGLGPATSALNIPMNLIQNAFGILVSVLLFPLLHKAPQIRNIMDGQ is encoded by the coding sequence ATGAAATCAAATCAGATTACTAAATTAGTTACCGCTGCACTGATGGCCGCAATCTCCTGCGTCACTACCATGGCCATAGCAGTCCCTACCCCCGGCGGAGGATTTATTCATCCCGGAGACGGCTTTGTATTATTATCCGGAATTATTCTTGGACCTTTATACGGAGGACTGGCTGCTGGCATCGGCTCCATGATGGCAGATATCCTGCTAGGCTATACCAGCTTTGCTCCGGCGACACTTATCATAAAATGCCTTGCTGCAGTAGCGGGTGCATTGGTGTTCCGCATCATGAAGGATAAAATGAAGCAACATATTGTTCCTGTGATCTTTGCTGCAATTGTCGGAGGTATCGTCGTAACACCGGGTTATTTTATATTCGAAAGCTTCATTCTGGGACTTGGACCAGCAACCTCTGCTCTGAATATTCCAATGAATTTGATTCAGAATGCTTTTGGAATATTAGTATCGGTATTACTATTTCCATTGTTACATAAGGCTCCTCAGATTCGCAATATCATGGATGGTCAGTAA
- a CDS encoding metal ABC transporter permease, whose protein sequence is MDILYKIMEMLLPFRWVEYDFMKNALLAILIITPLFGILGTMIVNNRMAFFSDALGHSALTGIAIGTLFGITDSNIAMLLFAAFFALILNRIKRKKTVSTDTVISVFASLSMALGLVILSRGGNFAKYSGLLVGDILSIKRYEIALLCISLLITITFWVFCFNQLQAISVNESLAKSKKIRIQLIEDLFSIIIAMIVMSSVKWVGILIINALLILPAAASRNISSNQREYHLFSVLISLFSGISGLIISYYIGTATGPTVVIIAAIIFFITLFARPQVS, encoded by the coding sequence ATGGATATACTATATAAGATAATGGAAATGCTTCTACCCTTTCGCTGGGTAGAATACGACTTTATGAAGAATGCATTATTGGCTATTTTAATTATCACGCCTTTATTTGGAATTCTCGGTACTATGATCGTGAACAATCGGATGGCATTCTTTTCAGATGCTCTGGGCCATTCTGCACTTACCGGAATTGCGATCGGAACTTTATTCGGTATTACGGATTCCAATATTGCAATGCTTTTATTTGCCGCATTCTTTGCTTTAATTCTCAATAGAATTAAAAGAAAGAAGACCGTATCTACGGATACCGTAATATCGGTATTTGCATCCCTCAGTATGGCGCTGGGACTGGTCATTCTGTCCAGGGGAGGCAATTTTGCCAAATATTCAGGTCTGCTAGTGGGCGATATTCTAAGTATCAAGAGATATGAAATTGCATTATTGTGCATTAGCCTTCTGATAACAATTACCTTCTGGGTATTCTGCTTTAATCAGCTTCAGGCGATCAGTGTCAATGAGTCCTTGGCGAAAAGCAAGAAAATCAGAATACAATTGATAGAGGATTTGTTCAGTATCATAATAGCAATGATTGTTATGTCCTCAGTAAAATGGGTTGGTATACTGATCATCAATGCATTACTGATTCTGCCTGCAGCTGCCAGTCGAAACATCTCATCCAATCAAAGAGAGTATCATTTGTTCTCGGTACTCATATCATTATTCTCTGGAATATCAGGTCTTATCATATCTTACTATATCGGTACTGCTACGGGACCTACCGTTGTAATTATAGCAGCAATTATCTTCTTTATCACACTGTTCGCAAGACCTCAGGTATCGTAA
- a CDS encoding Ig-like domain-containing protein, whose protein sequence is MKKNFFKKLSFVLALAMIISMIAPAGAALAAAKPKLNATKKYLHLDKDGYDEFDFNIANKKDGWKYKWTSADKKVATVNSKNGLVEATGVGKTKITVVITDKAGKQQAKLSATVIVRDNIASLKITNTPDGDKLAVGKENDFNRSYVTVSGSSKKTSGITRWTVTPSDGATISDSGVFVATKAGEYKITARAFQSKAKYNSWLSDNAKYEKYVTATAEYTVKVAASLTEVKQTNLATFKMTFDTAMTADDVKKNTTVYYMVGDVKVKEQLIKEVKEVDGTDKKEFTVQMTDEFTPAYKYVVEYTDLGEKEFVAATTKLEDVKGIKITTTEATIYEATEVKYDLLNADGVAINKPNDVANLNLRVTLESSNDLVSVNDGKVYMYKLNDTTTIKAKFHTYEYDKSGVETVYEDTKVITCVDKTKDLGKSLLAWTIVGTADKPDYDNAKQFLALEDSKRVFVKIKKVDDNDTESSKADDADKFKFKSSNSSILFVDNAGFLYPLKEGKVTITVEYNDAYVGSFELTVNPKRFVARIDVDQTYITLSNSIKFTDWKKVTVKIKDQYGDDWKNNNFTVDSLSKANVQPTKSEGSDYVRFEDNNAPKGTYTFKISANDKSEVAKTISVNVVAPSSDAIDRYVVEINGKATDTPDVKIKDDHIEENVDIRVFGIASNDVKVEEIALYDNGYTVNLYDPDNKKITLNASNLLNDADNEDDYQLITTTGVAATVSGASTQLVKAKTGRYKVEVIENAKSRTVATTTFIVKDTQATPTLEKVNTFWTEGAAGLFDVMQKSFVIKVNGSTLVDEKNRKIVSVDCTTPDAARKILVREIVVYELVEAKDGTTYAVYHTFKPNYYITLPVDFQF, encoded by the coding sequence ATGAAGAAGAATTTCTTTAAGAAGTTATCCTTCGTACTGGCATTAGCGATGATTATCTCTATGATCGCTCCTGCTGGCGCAGCACTTGCAGCTGCAAAGCCGAAGCTTAATGCTACCAAGAAGTATTTACATCTTGATAAAGACGGCTACGATGAGTTTGACTTCAACATTGCTAACAAGAAGGACGGCTGGAAGTATAAATGGACTTCCGCAGACAAGAAGGTAGCTACCGTTAATTCTAAGAACGGTTTAGTAGAGGCTACTGGCGTTGGTAAAACTAAGATCACTGTTGTTATTACAGACAAAGCTGGTAAGCAACAGGCTAAGCTTAGCGCTACCGTTATCGTAAGAGATAACATTGCATCTTTAAAGATTACCAACACACCTGACGGTGATAAACTTGCAGTTGGTAAGGAGAACGATTTCAACAGATCTTATGTAACTGTTTCTGGTTCTTCTAAGAAGACTTCTGGTATCACCAGATGGACTGTAACACCTAGCGATGGTGCAACCATCAGCGATAGTGGTGTATTCGTAGCTACTAAGGCTGGCGAGTATAAAATTACTGCTAGAGCATTCCAGTCCAAAGCTAAATACAATAGCTGGTTATCAGACAATGCTAAATATGAGAAGTATGTAACTGCAACTGCAGAATACACAGTTAAAGTTGCTGCTTCCTTAACAGAAGTTAAGCAGACTAACCTTGCAACATTCAAGATGACTTTTGATACTGCTATGACAGCTGACGATGTAAAGAAGAATACTACAGTATACTACATGGTTGGCGACGTTAAGGTTAAAGAGCAGTTAATCAAAGAAGTTAAAGAAGTTGATGGTACAGATAAGAAAGAATTTACTGTACAGATGACAGACGAATTTACACCTGCTTATAAGTATGTTGTTGAATATACTGACTTAGGCGAGAAAGAATTCGTTGCTGCAACAACTAAACTTGAAGATGTTAAGGGTATTAAGATCACAACAACAGAGGCTACTATCTATGAAGCTACAGAAGTTAAGTATGATTTGCTTAATGCAGATGGTGTAGCAATCAATAAGCCTAATGATGTTGCTAACTTAAATTTAAGAGTTACACTTGAAAGCTCCAATGATTTAGTATCAGTAAATGATGGCAAGGTTTATATGTACAAACTTAATGATACTACAACAATCAAAGCTAAATTCCACACCTATGAATATGATAAATCAGGTGTAGAAACTGTTTATGAAGATACTAAGGTTATTACCTGCGTTGATAAGACAAAGGATCTTGGAAAATCTCTTTTAGCTTGGACTATCGTTGGTACAGCTGATAAGCCTGACTATGATAATGCTAAACAATTCTTAGCACTTGAAGATTCTAAGAGAGTATTTGTAAAGATTAAGAAAGTTGATGACAATGATACTGAAAGCTCCAAAGCAGATGATGCTGATAAGTTTAAGTTTAAGTCATCCAACTCTTCCATCTTATTCGTTGATAATGCTGGTTTCTTATATCCTTTAAAAGAAGGAAAAGTAACTATCACTGTAGAGTACAATGATGCTTATGTTGGCAGCTTCGAACTTACAGTAAATCCTAAGAGATTTGTAGCAAGAATTGATGTAGATCAAACATATATTACACTTTCTAATTCTATTAAATTTACAGATTGGAAGAAAGTAACGGTTAAAATTAAAGACCAATACGGCGATGACTGGAAGAATAATAACTTTACTGTTGATTCTTTATCAAAAGCAAATGTTCAGCCTACTAAATCTGAGGGTTCAGACTACGTAAGATTTGAAGATAATAATGCACCTAAGGGCACATATACATTTAAAATTAGTGCTAATGATAAGAGTGAAGTTGCAAAAACCATTTCCGTTAATGTTGTTGCTCCAAGTAGTGATGCTATAGATAGATATGTTGTTGAAATTAATGGTAAAGCAACTGATACACCAGATGTTAAGATCAAAGACGACCATATTGAAGAAAATGTTGATATCAGAGTATTTGGTATTGCATCAAATGATGTTAAGGTTGAGGAGATTGCTCTTTATGATAATGGTTACACTGTAAATCTTTATGATCCTGACAACAAGAAAATTACGTTAAATGCATCTAACCTCTTAAATGATGCGGATAATGAGGATGATTATCAGTTGATTACTACTACTGGTGTTGCAGCTACTGTATCTGGTGCGTCTACTCAGTTAGTTAAGGCTAAGACTGGTAGATATAAAGTTGAAGTTATTGAGAATGCTAAGAGTAGAACAGTTGCTACAACAACATTTATCGTAAAAGATACTCAAGCTACGCCTACTCTTGAAAAAGTTAATACATTCTGGACAGAAGGTGCTGCTGGTCTCTTTGATGTAATGCAGAAGTCGTTTGTTATTAAAGTAAATGGTAGTACGCTTGTTGACGAAAAAAACAGAAAGATTGTAAGTGTTGATTGTACTACTCCAGATGCTGCTAGAAAGATACTTGTCAGAGAAATTGTTGTTTATGAATTAGTGGAAGCTAAGGATGGCACAACATATGCAGTATATCATACTTTTAAACCAAACTACTACATTACATTACCAGTAGATTTCCAGTTCTAA
- the pflB gene encoding formate C-acetyltransferase, producing MNAWYDFNPGNWQKEIDVRDFILKNYTAYEGDESFLSDATSRTLALNEKYMELAKIEHEKGVLSINTEKVSSLLTYEPAYLDKENEIIVGFQTDAPLRRGVNPFGGIRMARQACEAYGYTLSEEVEEHFRYRTTHNDGVFRVYTPEMRKARRSGVITGLPDAYGRGRIIGDYRRVPLYGVDYLIKQKEADKLALGSHIMDDETIRTLEELYRQIDFLGQLKEMAMGYGIDISGPATTAKEAVQWLYFAYLGAIKEQNGAAMSLGRTSTFLDIYFERDLKHGIITETEAQEIIDQFVLKLRMARQLRTPEYNDLYAGDPTWVTESIGGITEDGRSMVTKNSYRYLHTLTNLSPAPEPNLTVLWSEKLPKPFKNYCAKMSIQTDSIQYENDDLMRPRYGDDYGIACCVSAMKIGKQMQFFGARCNLAKVLLMSLNGGRDEISGDQVGPEAATFEANVPLDYDKVMERFLPMMDWLCGLYVNTMNVIHYMHDKYAYEKLQMSLHDTKVERLMGFGIAGLSVVADSLSAIKYAKVTPIKDERGIICDFQIEGDYPCYGNDDERVDQIATMLTDEFITRLRKHPTYRNAIHTLSILTITSNVVYGKKTGSTPDGRKKGEPFAPGANPMHGRDNKGALASLQSVSKLPYDNCRDGISYTFSITPETLGKNEESRIQNLTALLDGYFTKQSHHINVNVLDRSLLLDAQAHPEKYPNLTIRVSGYAVRFNSLSKKQQDEVIARTFHTAM from the coding sequence ATGAACGCATGGTATGATTTTAACCCAGGTAATTGGCAGAAAGAAATTGATGTCAGAGATTTTATACTGAAAAATTATACAGCATATGAGGGTGACGAAAGCTTCTTATCGGACGCGACCAGCAGAACATTGGCGTTAAACGAGAAGTACATGGAGCTTGCAAAAATTGAACATGAAAAAGGGGTTCTTTCTATTAACACGGAGAAAGTCTCCTCTCTTCTGACCTACGAGCCTGCTTATTTAGATAAAGAGAACGAGATTATCGTCGGTTTTCAAACCGATGCTCCTCTACGGCGCGGTGTAAATCCCTTTGGTGGAATCCGCATGGCCCGCCAGGCCTGCGAAGCTTATGGATATACCTTATCCGAGGAAGTGGAAGAACATTTTCGTTATCGAACCACCCATAATGACGGTGTATTCCGTGTCTACACTCCGGAAATGAGAAAGGCCAGAAGGAGCGGTGTTATCACTGGTTTACCCGATGCTTACGGAAGGGGAAGAATTATCGGTGATTATCGAAGAGTTCCTCTCTATGGAGTGGATTATCTCATAAAGCAGAAGGAGGCTGACAAGTTGGCTCTCGGTAGCCATATCATGGATGACGAGACCATACGGACTCTGGAGGAATTATATCGTCAGATTGATTTCTTAGGACAATTAAAGGAAATGGCAATGGGCTATGGCATTGATATCTCCGGCCCTGCTACCACAGCCAAGGAAGCAGTACAATGGCTATACTTTGCATATCTTGGTGCTATCAAGGAGCAAAATGGTGCTGCCATGTCACTGGGTCGTACCTCTACCTTCTTGGATATTTACTTCGAACGGGATCTGAAGCATGGAATCATTACGGAAACAGAAGCACAGGAAATCATCGATCAGTTCGTACTTAAGCTTCGTATGGCAAGACAGCTTCGTACCCCGGAATATAATGATCTTTATGCAGGTGATCCTACCTGGGTAACCGAATCTATCGGTGGTATCACAGAAGATGGCCGTAGTATGGTAACTAAGAACAGCTATCGCTACCTTCATACCTTAACCAACCTGTCCCCGGCACCGGAACCGAATTTGACTGTTCTATGGTCAGAAAAGCTTCCGAAGCCATTCAAGAACTACTGTGCAAAGATGTCCATTCAGACGGACTCCATCCAATATGAAAATGATGATTTGATGCGCCCCAGATATGGGGATGATTACGGAATTGCCTGCTGTGTATCTGCCATGAAGATTGGGAAGCAGATGCAGTTCTTCGGTGCCCGTTGTAATCTGGCAAAGGTACTCCTGATGAGTCTGAACGGAGGCAGGGACGAAATCAGTGGCGATCAGGTGGGTCCTGAGGCTGCTACCTTCGAGGCAAATGTTCCACTCGATTATGACAAGGTAATGGAACGTTTCCTTCCTATGATGGATTGGTTATGCGGTCTCTATGTAAATACGATGAATGTGATCCATTATATGCATGATAAATACGCTTATGAAAAGCTTCAGATGTCACTTCATGATACCAAGGTGGAGCGGCTGATGGGCTTTGGTATCGCCGGATTATCCGTAGTAGCCGATTCCTTAAGTGCTATCAAGTATGCCAAAGTAACACCGATCAAAGATGAGCGGGGAATCATATGTGATTTTCAGATTGAAGGAGATTATCCTTGCTATGGAAATGACGATGAACGAGTGGACCAGATTGCAACAATGCTGACTGACGAATTCATAACCCGACTTCGCAAGCATCCGACCTATCGTAATGCAATCCATACGCTATCCATCCTAACCATTACCAGCAATGTGGTATATGGTAAAAAAACCGGTTCTACACCGGATGGAAGAAAGAAAGGCGAACCCTTCGCGCCAGGTGCAAATCCCATGCATGGCAGAGACAATAAGGGGGCGCTTGCTTCATTGCAGTCCGTGTCAAAGCTTCCATATGATAATTGTCGGGACGGAATATCTTATACCTTCTCCATTACACCGGAGACGCTGGGAAAGAACGAGGAAAGTCGTATTCAGAATTTGACCGCTCTGCTGGATGGATATTTCACAAAGCAGAGCCATCACATCAATGTGAATGTTCTGGATCGCTCCTTATTACTGGATGCTCAGGCTCACCCGGAGAAATATCCAAATTTGACCATAAGAGTATCAGGATATGCAGTACGGTTTAATTCTCTCAGCAAGAAGCAACAGGATGAGGTGATCGCTAGGACGTTCCATACGGCGATGTAG
- a CDS encoding O-antigen ligase family protein: MSNKRTDQKTQHTQRNKDSQYKGQKTNSSKRNIKQEEKTSYYMIPIFILLCIVPFLIRMKNYNPNIAEYNWAPNIDNTTDYFLFYKHWFVIITAAIMIIIIAYKAYKRQEKIKLIPIFVPLCLYAILSLLSAIFSVKPIFSFLGSFDQFESVFALLGYCIIAYYSFLFIKTERNITQIIYFLTAIALIFTILGITQFSGHDFLSSGVGYRLVTPPKYQVEGAYFRPNFANSIYLTLYNPNYVGVYVSLITPIIAIMTFFIRNKRLLILSLMALVGLIFCAIGSKSLAGIIGLVIAFICILLFMWRYLLKWFKIVIPVAVVAIIGVVIINAVTDNMLINKVKEVVQGSKPKYELTAMDTNDDNVSLIYKGNKLYVQYIGSGEGAGTFLPQDESGQLVSCSYDEATNTIRVNDDRFAGISFGVDQERNGVFFIEAEGFRWSFSKLTEDGTYYHVNRMGRLDKMVTAPSAVFNGYEWFATARGYIWSRTIPTLKDKIILGSGPDTFVLTFPQQDYINFERYGYGNGIMTKPHSLYLQIWSQTGLISLLAFLTFYLMYFITSFRLYIKGRFHNIYVQMGLAIFIGTIGYMVTGLTNDSSITTAPMFWLLIGTGIAMNQKAKQLILEEASENDDSK; the protein is encoded by the coding sequence ATGTCAAATAAACGGACTGATCAAAAGACACAACATACACAAAGGAATAAAGATAGTCAATATAAAGGTCAAAAAACAAATAGCAGTAAGAGGAATATAAAACAAGAAGAAAAGACTAGTTATTACATGATTCCGATATTTATATTATTATGCATCGTTCCTTTCTTAATTAGAATGAAGAATTATAATCCCAATATTGCTGAATATAACTGGGCTCCCAATATTGATAATACAACGGATTATTTTCTTTTCTATAAACACTGGTTTGTAATCATTACCGCAGCAATTATGATAATTATAATTGCATACAAAGCCTATAAAAGACAGGAAAAGATTAAGCTTATACCAATCTTTGTGCCACTATGTTTGTATGCAATACTATCCTTATTATCAGCCATATTTTCTGTAAAACCAATCTTCAGTTTTTTAGGATCCTTTGATCAGTTTGAATCTGTATTCGCACTTTTAGGATATTGCATAATTGCATACTATTCTTTTTTGTTTATAAAAACTGAGAGAAATATCACTCAAATTATATATTTTTTAACAGCTATTGCATTAATATTTACAATATTAGGTATCACACAATTTTCAGGACATGACTTTTTGTCATCAGGAGTAGGATATCGTTTAGTAACACCTCCTAAATATCAAGTGGAAGGTGCATATTTTAGACCCAATTTTGCTAACAGTATATATTTAACATTATATAATCCTAACTACGTGGGTGTATACGTGTCCCTGATAACACCTATTATTGCAATCATGACATTTTTTATAAGGAATAAAAGATTACTCATATTATCCCTGATGGCATTAGTCGGACTAATATTCTGTGCTATTGGATCAAAATCATTAGCGGGTATTATTGGATTGGTAATTGCATTTATTTGTATCCTATTATTTATGTGGAGATACCTTTTAAAATGGTTCAAAATTGTAATACCAGTAGCAGTGGTTGCAATTATTGGTGTAGTTATAATAAATGCCGTTACAGACAACATGCTGATTAATAAAGTAAAGGAAGTCGTTCAAGGTTCAAAGCCTAAATATGAACTAACTGCTATGGATACAAATGATGATAATGTATCATTAATATATAAAGGAAATAAGCTGTATGTTCAATATATTGGAAGTGGTGAGGGAGCAGGTACCTTTTTACCACAGGATGAAAGTGGACAATTGGTTAGCTGTAGTTATGATGAAGCAACTAATACCATTCGAGTAAATGATGATAGATTCGCAGGAATTTCATTTGGAGTAGATCAAGAACGTAATGGAGTCTTTTTTATTGAAGCGGAAGGTTTTCGGTGGTCTTTTAGTAAACTCACTGAAGATGGAACATACTATCACGTCAACCGCATGGGACGATTAGATAAAATGGTGACCGCACCCTCTGCCGTATTTAACGGATACGAATGGTTTGCTACTGCGCGTGGCTATATCTGGTCTAGAACAATCCCTACGCTTAAAGATAAAATAATCCTGGGTTCGGGTCCAGACACCTTCGTTTTAACGTTTCCCCAACAGGATTATATCAACTTTGAGCGTTATGGATATGGTAATGGAATTATGACGAAGCCGCATAGTTTATACCTTCAGATATGGTCACAGACAGGATTAATTTCGCTGCTTGCATTCCTGACCTTCTATCTCATGTATTTTATCACAAGCTTCCGTCTCTATATTAAAGGAAGATTTCATAATATCTATGTACAGATGGGACTGGCTATATTTATAGGAACCATTGGGTATATGGTGACTGGGTTGACGAATGACTCAAGCATCACGACTGCTCCTATGTTCTGGCTACTGATAGGAACAGGAATAGCAATGAATCAAAAAGCAAAGCAATTAATTTTGGAAGAAGCATCGGAAAACGATGACAGTAAATAA
- a CDS encoding metal ABC transporter substrate-binding protein, which translates to MKKKLGILLTAMIFVVIAGVIIVKSFTKENSQAVQSDHQLRVVTTFYPVYMIGLNIADQIGNIEVSSLTDLNTGCLHDYQLTTEDMKMISNADLLIINGGGMEGFLEDIEANYPDLTIINASEGITMLHHEEDADEDHDWNDKDHDRDHDEDDTGEQNGDHDLDGEINHDHEHDHGEFNAHVWLKPQLYIKQIENVRNGVVSYIKNNETDSDNSNNTDSMIKRIEENAQSYIEKIQKLDEEYANLGHDLNLSKAVIFHDSFEYLANRVGIEVAFTVPLDSDTVLSAGDISTIIDEVNQGNIRYLFTEQQYSDSIAKRIEAETDAKMYIIDSAVTGDGSKDSYIKAMTNNLEVIKEAITMK; encoded by the coding sequence ATGAAGAAAAAGTTAGGAATATTATTGACTGCGATGATTTTCGTTGTGATCGCAGGAGTTATTATAGTTAAGTCTTTTACGAAGGAAAATTCTCAGGCTGTGCAATCAGATCATCAGCTTCGGGTGGTAACTACCTTTTACCCAGTTTATATGATCGGGTTAAACATTGCCGATCAAATCGGAAATATTGAAGTGAGTAGCCTGACAGATCTGAATACTGGTTGTCTGCATGATTATCAATTAACGACTGAGGATATGAAGATGATATCGAATGCGGACCTTCTAATTATCAATGGCGGTGGAATGGAAGGATTTCTGGAAGACATCGAAGCAAATTATCCTGATCTGACGATCATCAATGCCAGTGAAGGGATTACCATGCTTCATCATGAAGAGGATGCTGATGAGGACCACGATTGGAACGACAAGGATCACGATAGGGATCATGATGAGGACGACACCGGGGAACAGAACGGGGATCATGATTTGGATGGGGAAATTAATCACGACCATGAGCATGATCATGGAGAGTTCAATGCCCATGTTTGGTTGAAACCACAGCTTTATATCAAGCAAATTGAAAATGTCAGGAACGGAGTTGTTTCCTATATAAAAAACAATGAAACCGATTCAGATAATAGTAATAATACTGATAGTATGATAAAAAGAATCGAGGAGAATGCTCAGAGTTATATTGAAAAAATCCAGAAGCTGGATGAGGAATATGCGAATCTGGGACATGATCTTAATCTAAGTAAGGCGGTTATCTTTCATGATTCATTTGAATATCTGGCTAATCGGGTGGGAATTGAGGTTGCCTTTACGGTTCCACTTGATTCGGACACAGTACTGAGTGCAGGAGATATTTCAACCATAATTGATGAGGTAAATCAGGGAAATATCCGCTATCTCTTCACAGAACAGCAGTACAGCGATTCCATAGCAAAGAGAATTGAAGCGGAGACAGATGCGAAGATGTATATTATCGATTCAGCAGTTACTGGAGATGGATCAAAGGATTCCTATATTAAAGCGATGACAAATAATCTTGAGGTAATAAAGGAAGCAATTACGATGAAGTAG
- a CDS encoding metal ABC transporter ATP-binding protein: MRQAYKKTKIKPGTVKIQEAACGLHCIQMKNIGVKDGAQTIIENINLHIHCGKITVIIGKNGAGKSTLIKAILGEIKHEGEIKFTDLKNNSLQHLNIGYVPQHINIEKNTPMSVYDLFAGYISRSPVFLRKNPKVYQKIREQLAIFEAQDLIDKQACDLSGGELQRVLLSIAITPVPNLLMLDEPVSGIDQNGMELFYSNIAKLKKEYDLAMIIVSHDFEFVRKYADHVILLDKTIIKEGEPSEVLESEEFHRTFG; this comes from the coding sequence ATGAGGCAAGCTTATAAAAAGACAAAGATAAAACCGGGTACGGTAAAGATACAGGAAGCTGCCTGTGGCCTACATTGTATCCAAATGAAGAACATCGGAGTAAAGGATGGAGCTCAGACAATTATTGAAAATATCAATCTGCATATTCATTGTGGAAAGATTACAGTAATTATCGGTAAAAATGGTGCTGGTAAATCCACATTAATTAAAGCAATTCTGGGTGAAATTAAGCATGAAGGAGAAATTAAGTTTACAGATCTCAAAAATAATTCATTGCAGCACCTGAATATCGGTTATGTACCACAGCATATTAATATCGAGAAGAATACCCCAATGAGTGTGTATGACTTATTTGCTGGTTATATCAGTCGTTCACCGGTTTTCTTGCGAAAGAATCCGAAGGTATATCAAAAGATCCGGGAACAGCTGGCGATATTTGAAGCTCAGGATTTAATTGATAAACAGGCATGCGACTTATCAGGGGGAGAGCTGCAGAGAGTATTATTATCCATAGCTATTACACCGGTACCTAATTTGCTTATGCTGGACGAGCCGGTATCCGGCATTGATCAAAATGGTATGGAGCTGTTTTATAGTAATATTGCTAAGCTGAAAAAGGAATATGATCTGGCAATGATTATTGTATCCCATGACTTTGAATTCGTCCGTAAATACGCGGATCACGTAATATTATTAGATAAGACAATTATCAAAGAAGGGGAGCCTTCCGAGGTCTTAGAAAGTGAAGAATTTCACCGGACTTTTGGGTAG